A stretch of DNA from Streptomyces rubradiris:
GCGCACGCGCACGGCGGCGGCGAGGGTGGCCAGGGCGCCGCCGACGGCGACCAGGATGAAGTCGCCGAGCCCGGCCTGGTACTGCTCGGGCCAGGCGGTGTCCACGAAGACGTACGTGGCCACCGCCAGCAGCCCGTACCCGGCCGTCGTCCACGCCCCGCAGATCGCCGAGGAGATGCCCGGGACCAGGACGATCCAGGAGATCATCCGCAGTCTCTCGCCGGTGGTGAAGTCCGCCACGACGACGCCGGCGAGGAGCAGCAGCGGGAGCAGCCAGGCGACGCTCCGCCCGCCCACCCGCAGCAGCGGTCGCCGTCCGTACTCCATCCATGTCACGGCCGGCAGCCCTCCATGTCCTCAGCGAAGCACGGGGGAGAACCGGACGCATCCGGGAACCCGGCACTCTCCCGGCCGAGTTGCCGGGCCCCGCGGGCCGGTGTGCCCTGGTAGCGGAGGCAGATCGGGGGCGAGGAGAGAGGAGTGCCCTCATGGCTCACGCCACACCCGCGCCCGGCGGCATGTCCCGGCCCGGCCGCACGCCCGAGGTGGAGGGCCGGGCGAGCGATGTGCGGGCCCGCCCGCCCGACGTCTTCGACGCCCGCACCCACAAGCTGGCCCGGATCGTCGTGCCGGTCGTGCTGGGCCTGGTCTACGGCTACTGGGTCGCGGCCAACAACCGCTCCGGCGGCCCGATCACCGGCTGGAACCTGCTGCTCGGCTTCGTCAGCGCGCTGGTGTTCGCGGTGCTGTGCATGGCGCTGCTGGCGCTGGGGCCCCGGATGATCCGGGAGGCGCACGCGCTGCTGTGGACGGCGTTCGTCGGCTGCGCGTTCGGTTTCCTGTACGCCCAGAGCGGCAGGCCGGTGCTCCGGACGATCCTGATCTCCCTGCTGATCGCGGCGGCCACCTTCATCGCGTTCTTCTACCGCTACTACACGCGGGAGGACGCCTTCGGACGCCGGATCCGCTGAGCGGCGCCCCCGCGCTGGACGCACGCGGCCGCTGGGCGCCGTACGCCCCGGCGTGCGCGGGCGTGGTTCCGGGCCCGGTCCGGCTCCACGACCCATGAGAAGCCGGCCGCGCCGGAACCACCCCGCACCAGCAAACACCCGTCCGGGTGAACTCTCCACCGGAGGACCGGAGGCCGGCCCCTTCCGCGCCGTCCCGCGGGTCCGGCGTTCCGCCAGGCAAGGTCCGCGCTCACGCCGAGCGGCCCGCGATCACGCCAGGTGGGCCCGCGATCGCGCCGAGCGGACCCGCGATTGCGCCGAGCGGGTCGTCCCGCCGCCCGAACGCAGTGCTCCCGCTCGCGCCCCGGCCCCAGGGGCCCTTGCCTGGACATGTGCCCTCACGACGCCTCAGGAGCGCCCTGTCGGCCGTGCTGATCACCCTGTCCTGCCTCCTCGCCCCGTTCGGCGCGCTGGCGGCCTGGGCGGCGTACGGGCTGGCCGACACGGGCCGGTACGTCACCGCCATGGCGCCGCTCGCCACCGACCCGGCCGTGCGGGAGGCCGTCGCGGACACCGTCGGCGACGGCCTCCTGCGCGCGGTGGACCAGCGCCTGGACGTCCGCCCGGCGCCCGGCACGGTGCGCCCGTTCGTGCGCGACGCGGTGCGCTCCTTCACCCAGACCCGGGCGTTCCGGCTGGCCTGGGACACCGGCAACCGGGTCACCCACGACGCCGTGCTGCGCGCCCTGCGGGCCGGGGACGAGGGCGCCGTCACCGTCGACCTGGCCCCCGTCACCGCCCAGGTCAAACGTCAGCTCGCCCGCGACCACGTGCCGCTCGCCGCGCGCATCCCGGTGGAGCACACCGCGGTCGCCGTGCTCCCGGCGCACCGGCTGGCCGCGTTCCGGAAGGGGTTCCACGTGCTCGAAGTCGCCGGTACCTGGCTGCCGGCCGCGTCCGTGGCGTTCGCCGTCGGCGGCATCGCGCTCGCCGTCCGGCGCCGCCGGGCGGTGGCCGCCACCGCCCTGGGCACGGCCCTGGGCGGCGCGCTGCTGGTGCTCGCCCTCCGCGTCGGCCGCGCCCTGACCCTGGCCGACCTGCCGGCCGGCGTGTCGCACGGCGCCGCGGGCGCGGTCTACGACGCCCTGACCGGCTCCCTGCGCACGGCCGCCTGGCTGCTGCTCGGCCTCGGCCTCGCCGTCGCCCTCACCGTCTGGCTCACCCGCCGGCTACGGCTGCCCCGCCCCGCACGACACCGCCGACCGGCACCGGCATCGGCACCGGCACCCGCACCGGCCGCCCCCGCCCCGGCCCCGACCCGAGCACAAGCCTGACCGGTACCGACAGCGTCCCCGGCTCACCCACCACCCCCGTCCACCCCCTCCCGCGCCACCCCGGCCAGCGTCGCCAGCGCCCGCGCCAGTTCCCGTTCCGGTGCCGAGCCGAGGCCGAGCCTGATCGCGTCCGGGGCGCGGCCGGTGCCGACGGCGAAGGCCGTGCCTGGGGTGACGGCGATCCCGTGGTCCAGCGCGGCGGCCGTGAAGGTGTCCGCCCGCCACGGCGCCGGCAGCTCCCACCAGGCGAAGTAGGCGGCCGGGTCGGAGCGTACGGCGAACCCGGCCAGCTTCTCGGCGAGCAGCCGCTGGCGGCGCCGGGCGTCCTGCCGCTTGGCGGTCACCAGCCGGTCCACCGTGCCGTCGCCGAGCCAGCGCACCACCGCCTCCAGCGCGAAGCCGCCCGCGCTCCACCCGCCGGACCGGACGGCCCGCGCCACCGCCTCGGCGCGGTCCCGGGGCGCGACGACGAAACCGGCGGTGAGGCCGGGCGCGATCCGCTTGGACAGGCTGTCCACCAGGTGCACCAGGCCGGGCGCGAGCGCGGCGAGCGGAGGTGTGCCGCCCGGCTGGAGGAAGGCCCAGATCCGGTCCTCCACCACCGGTATCCCCAGCCTGTGGACACAGTCGGCGAGCTGCCGCAGCCGCCCGGCGCTCGTGGTCAGCGAGGTCGGGTTGTGCAGGGCGGTCTGGAGGTAGAGGGCCGACAGCGGCGCCGCGCGGTGGGCGTCGGCCACCGACTCGGGCACCGGCCCCTCGGCGTCCGTGGCGAGCGGCACGAGGACCAGGCCGAGGCGCGCCGCGATCTCCTTGACCAGCGGATACGTCAGCGGCTCCACCCCGACCCGGCCGCCGGGCCGCACCAGCGAGGCGAGCGCGGCGGCGATCGCCTGGCGGGCGTTGCCGGTGAACACGATCCGCTCCGGCCCGGCCCGCAGCCCGCCCTGGGCCAGCAGCGCGACGACCGCCTCCCGGGCCGCCTGGGTGCCCGCGGCTGCGGCCGGCCGCAGCGCCTGGCCGAGGGCGTCCGGCCGCAGCAGGGTGGCGAGGGCCGGGGCCAGCAGCTCGGCCTGGCCGGGCGCGGACGGGTAGTTCAGCTCCAGGTTCACCAGCGGGGCACCGGCCGCCTCGGTGAGGGCGAGCCCCGGCTGTCCGTCCGGCGCGGTGGCCCGGACGAACGTGCCGCGCCCGACCTCGCCCACCACCAGCCCCCGGCGCACGAGTTCGGCGTACACCCGCCCCGCCGTGGACGGCGCGATGCCCCGCCGCCGGGCGAACGCCCGCTGTGGTGGCAGCCGTTGGCCGGGGCGGAGCCGTCCGCCGGTGATGTCGGCCGCGATCCGGTCGGCGATGCGCCGGTAGTCGTCCACAAGTCCCCCTGTTCTCCGGCGCGTTGGATTGCACCGAGGGCAAAGATCTTATTGCGCCGAGCGAAGGGCCACACCTAGGGTCGTGCCCATGCCCCCCTTCCTCGCATACACCGACAAAGGCCCCGAAAACTCTCCCGGGGTCCCCCTCGTCCTCGTCCACGGCCACCCCTTCGACCGCACGATGTGGGACCCGCAGCTCGCGGAGTTCTCCGCCGGCCGCCGGGTGATCGCCCCCGACCTGCGCGGCTACGGCGCCTCACCGGTGACCCCCGGCACGGTCCCGCTCTCCCGCCACGCCGAGGACATCGCCGAGCTGCTGGACCACCTGGCCGTGGACTCCTTCGTCCTGGCCGGTCTGTCCATGGGCGGCCAGATCGTCATGGAGTGCCACGACCGCTTCGGCGACCGGATCCGCGGCCTGGTCCTCGCCGACACCTTCCCCGCCGCCGAGACCCCCGAGGGGAAACGGGGCCGCAACGCCATGGCGGACCGGCTGCTGGCCGAGGGCATGCGGGGCTACGCCG
This window harbors:
- a CDS encoding PLP-dependent aminotransferase family protein; translation: MDDYRRIADRIAADITGGRLRPGQRLPPQRAFARRRGIAPSTAGRVYAELVRRGLVVGEVGRGTFVRATAPDGQPGLALTEAAGAPLVNLELNYPSAPGQAELLAPALATLLRPDALGQALRPAAAAGTQAAREAVVALLAQGGLRAGPERIVFTGNARQAIAAALASLVRPGGRVGVEPLTYPLVKEIAARLGLVLVPLATDAEGPVPESVADAHRAAPLSALYLQTALHNPTSLTTSAGRLRQLADCVHRLGIPVVEDRIWAFLQPGGTPPLAALAPGLVHLVDSLSKRIAPGLTAGFVVAPRDRAEAVARAVRSGGWSAGGFALEAVVRWLGDGTVDRLVTAKRQDARRRQRLLAEKLAGFAVRSDPAAYFAWWELPAPWRADTFTAAALDHGIAVTPGTAFAVGTGRAPDAIRLGLGSAPERELARALATLAGVAREGVDGGGG
- a CDS encoding alpha/beta fold hydrolase, with amino-acid sequence MPPFLAYTDKGPENSPGVPLVLVHGHPFDRTMWDPQLAEFSAGRRVIAPDLRGYGASPVTPGTVPLSRHAEDIAELLDHLAVDSFVLAGLSMGGQIVMECHDRFGDRIRGLVLADTFPAAETPEGKRGRNAMADRLLAEGMRGYADEVLEKMVAPYADAGVKAHVHRMMTATPPEGAAAALRGRAERPDYRALLTRVTVPALVLVGADDTYTPVADAEEMHAALPDSVLHVVEGAAHLPNLERPEEFNRHLAAFLTRLDETA